One window of Pectobacterium carotovorum genomic DNA carries:
- the hemB gene encoding porphobilinogen synthase, whose product MSTAFPGTFPGRRMRRIRRHDFSRRLVAENQLTVNDLIYPVFVMEGTNHRQEVPSMPGVYRMTIDVLLKEAEEIAKLGVPVLSLFPVIEADKKSLYAEEAYNPDGLVPRTIRALKDAVPELGLLTDVALDPYTTHGQDGIIDADGYVINDVTKEILVRQALSHAEAGAEIIAPSDMMDGRIGAIRDTLEAQNLINTQIMAYSAKYASCYYGPFRDAVGSAGNLKGGNKKTYQMDPANSDEALQEIAQDLQEGADMVMVKPGMPYLDVVRRVKESFGVPTFAYQVSGEYAMHMAAIQNGWLQEQPVVMESLLCFKRAGADGVLTYFAKRVAQWLHDQHMQR is encoded by the coding sequence ATGAGCACTGCTTTTCCCGGCACTTTCCCTGGCCGACGTATGCGTCGCATTCGCCGCCATGATTTCAGTCGTCGCCTGGTTGCTGAAAATCAACTGACGGTGAATGATTTGATTTATCCCGTTTTCGTGATGGAAGGGACAAATCATCGTCAGGAAGTTCCCTCCATGCCGGGGGTATACCGGATGACTATCGACGTGCTTCTGAAAGAAGCCGAAGAGATTGCTAAGCTCGGCGTTCCGGTACTGTCGCTGTTCCCCGTCATTGAAGCGGATAAAAAATCACTCTATGCCGAAGAAGCCTATAACCCGGATGGTTTGGTTCCTCGCACGATCCGCGCGCTGAAAGACGCCGTCCCTGAGCTGGGTTTGCTGACGGATGTGGCGCTCGATCCCTATACCACACACGGGCAGGACGGGATTATCGATGCGGATGGTTATGTGATTAACGACGTCACCAAGGAGATTTTGGTACGTCAGGCGCTGTCCCATGCAGAAGCTGGCGCAGAAATTATTGCGCCTAGCGACATGATGGACGGTCGCATCGGCGCTATTCGTGACACCCTAGAAGCACAAAACCTGATCAATACCCAGATCATGGCGTACTCGGCTAAATATGCATCGTGCTACTACGGGCCTTTCCGTGACGCCGTGGGCTCAGCGGGTAACCTGAAAGGTGGCAACAAGAAAACCTACCAGATGGACCCAGCTAACAGTGATGAAGCCTTGCAGGAAATCGCGCAGGACTTGCAGGAAGGCGCGGATATGGTGATGGTCAAACCGGGGATGCCTTATCTGGACGTGGTGCGTCGCGTCAAAGAGTCGTTCGGCGTGCCGACCTTTGCTTATCAGGTATCTGGCGAATATGCGATGCACATGGCGGCGATTCAGAACGGCTGGTTGCAAGAACAACCGGTAGTGATGGAGTCTCTGCTGTGCTTTAAACGCGCGGGTGCGGATGGTGTGCTGACCTATTTTGCCAAGCGTGTCGCACAGTGGCTGCACGATCAGCATATGCAACGCTAA
- the rfaH gene encoding transcription/translation regulatory transformer protein RfaH yields the protein MEAWYLLYCKRGQLLRAKEHLERQDVNCVSPMITLDKIVRGKRTEVCEPLFPNYLFVEFDPERIHTTTISATRGVSNFVRFGALPATIPQQVIDELSLRPIQGIIDPLTPQPGDSVVITDGIFSGLQAIYTEPDGEARSMLLLNMLNKQVRQSIDNREFRKA from the coding sequence ATGGAAGCCTGGTACTTACTGTATTGTAAACGTGGTCAACTACTGCGAGCGAAAGAGCATCTGGAACGTCAGGATGTCAACTGCGTGAGCCCGATGATCACGCTGGATAAGATCGTTCGTGGTAAACGGACCGAAGTGTGTGAGCCGCTGTTCCCGAACTACCTGTTTGTGGAGTTCGATCCCGAACGCATCCACACCACCACCATCAGCGCGACGCGTGGGGTGAGTAACTTTGTGCGATTCGGTGCGCTGCCCGCGACCATTCCGCAGCAGGTTATCGATGAATTGTCACTTCGCCCGATTCAGGGAATCATTGACCCACTGACGCCACAGCCTGGCGATAGCGTCGTCATTACCGACGGTATTTTCTCTGGTCTTCAGGCTATTTACACCGAGCCTGACGGCGAAGCTCGCTCAATGCTGTTGCTGAATATGCTGAACAAACAGGTCAGGCAGAGCATTGATAACCGCGAGTTTCGCAAAGCCTAA
- the ubiD gene encoding 4-hydroxy-3-polyprenylbenzoate decarboxylase, with the protein MNSMKYRDLREFLSLLEERGELKRITQPIDPYLEMTEIADRTLRAEGPALLFENPKGYDMPVLCNLFGTPKRVALGMGQEEVSALREVGKLLAFLKEPEPPKGFRDLVDKMPKFRQVLNMPTKRLSSAPCQEQIWQGDDVDLRRIPVMQCWPEDAAPLITWGLTVTRGPLKERQNLGIYRQQVLGRNKLIMRWLSHRGGALDFQEWCQENPGQRFPVSVALGADPATILGAVTPVPDTLSEYAFAGLLRGHKTEVVKCLSNDLEVPASAEIVLEGYIEPGEMAAEGPYGDHTGYYNEVDHFPVFTVTHITQRQNAIYHSTYTGRPPDEPAVLGVALNEVFVPILQKQFPEIVDFYLPPEGCSYRLAVVTMKKQYAGHAKRVMMGVWSFLRQFMYTKFVIVCDDDVNARDWNDVIWAITTRMDPARDTVLVENTPIDYLDFASPVSGLGSKMGLDATNKWPGETQREWGRPIKKDPQVCARIDEIWDELAIFSDREPRR; encoded by the coding sequence ATGAATAGCATGAAATACCGTGACTTACGCGAGTTCCTCTCGCTGCTGGAAGAGAGAGGGGAGTTAAAACGCATTACCCAGCCCATCGATCCCTACCTTGAAATGACGGAAATTGCTGACCGAACGCTGCGTGCGGAAGGCCCTGCTCTCCTGTTTGAGAACCCCAAAGGCTATGACATGCCGGTGCTGTGCAATTTATTTGGCACGCCGAAACGTGTTGCGTTGGGCATGGGACAGGAAGAGGTCAGCGCACTGCGCGAGGTGGGCAAGCTGTTGGCGTTTTTGAAAGAGCCGGAACCACCCAAAGGGTTCCGCGATCTGGTGGATAAAATGCCAAAGTTTCGTCAGGTATTGAATATGCCGACGAAGCGCCTGTCTTCTGCGCCGTGTCAGGAACAGATTTGGCAGGGGGATGACGTTGACCTGCGCCGGATTCCGGTGATGCAGTGCTGGCCGGAAGATGCCGCGCCGCTGATTACCTGGGGGCTTACCGTGACGCGCGGGCCGCTTAAAGAGCGGCAGAATCTGGGGATCTATCGTCAGCAGGTGCTGGGTAGAAACAAGCTGATCATGCGCTGGTTATCTCATCGCGGCGGCGCGCTGGATTTTCAGGAATGGTGTCAGGAAAATCCCGGGCAGCGTTTTCCGGTGTCTGTCGCATTGGGCGCTGACCCTGCGACGATCCTTGGTGCGGTGACGCCTGTCCCTGATACGCTATCGGAATATGCCTTTGCGGGGTTGCTGCGTGGGCATAAGACTGAAGTGGTGAAGTGCCTGTCGAACGATTTGGAAGTGCCTGCCAGTGCAGAAATTGTTCTGGAAGGCTATATTGAACCGGGAGAAATGGCGGCGGAAGGGCCGTATGGCGACCATACCGGCTATTACAATGAGGTCGATCACTTCCCGGTTTTCACCGTTACGCACATTACTCAGCGCCAGAATGCGATTTATCACTCGACTTACACCGGACGACCACCGGATGAGCCTGCTGTTTTGGGTGTGGCGTTGAACGAAGTTTTCGTGCCGATCCTGCAAAAGCAGTTTCCTGAGATTGTCGATTTTTATTTGCCACCGGAGGGTTGCTCTTACCGTCTGGCGGTCGTTACCATGAAGAAACAGTACGCGGGCCATGCTAAACGCGTCATGATGGGTGTGTGGTCTTTTTTACGCCAGTTCATGTATACGAAATTTGTCATTGTCTGCGATGATGACGTTAATGCGCGTGACTGGAACGACGTGATATGGGCGATCACGACGCGTATGGATCCGGCGCGCGATACGGTATTAGTAGAAAATACGCCGATAGATTACCTTGATTTTGCCTCGCCAGTTTCTGGCCTTGGCTCCAAAATGGGTCTGGACGCCACCAATAAATGGCCTGGCGAGACGCAGCGCGAGTGGGGTCGCCCCATCAAGAAAGACCCACAGGTTTGTGCCCGCATTGATGAAATATGGGACGAATTGGCCATTTTTAGTGACAGAGAGCCCCGGCGTTAA
- the fre gene encoding NAD(P)H-flavin reductase, which produces MTTLSCKVTSVEAITDTVYRVRLLPEAPFSFRAGQYLMVVMGDRDKRPFSLASTPMDKNFIELHIGASELNLYAMAVMERIHKEKSLTVDIPHGEAWLREESTRPLVLIAGGTGFSYVRSILLTALSQQPERDIAIYWGGRESQHLYDLTELEGFAAKHPNLRVVPVVEQPEAGWDGRTGTVLSAVLQDYGSLAEQDIYIAGRFEMAKIARERFCNERGALAAHMFSDAFSFI; this is translated from the coding sequence ATGACAACATTGAGCTGTAAAGTGACTTCGGTCGAAGCCATAACCGATACGGTTTATCGCGTTCGTTTGTTACCTGAAGCGCCGTTTTCCTTTCGGGCTGGCCAGTATTTGATGGTAGTGATGGGCGATCGAGATAAACGTCCTTTTTCACTGGCATCGACCCCGATGGATAAAAACTTTATTGAGTTGCACATCGGGGCGTCCGAACTGAATCTTTACGCGATGGCCGTGATGGAGCGCATTCATAAGGAAAAATCCCTGACGGTCGATATCCCGCACGGTGAAGCCTGGCTGCGGGAAGAGAGTACGCGTCCGCTGGTGTTGATTGCGGGTGGAACCGGATTTTCGTATGTGCGTTCTATCCTGCTGACCGCGCTGTCGCAGCAACCCGAGCGCGATATCGCTATTTACTGGGGGGGACGTGAATCCCAGCATCTGTATGACTTAACCGAGCTTGAAGGCTTTGCGGCTAAGCACCCCAATCTGCGGGTGGTGCCAGTAGTCGAGCAGCCGGAAGCAGGATGGGATGGCAGAACGGGCACCGTTCTGAGCGCGGTATTGCAGGACTACGGCTCATTGGCAGAGCAGGATATCTATATTGCTGGTCGCTTTGAAATGGCGAAGATTGCCCGTGAACGTTTTTGTAACGAGCGCGGTGCGCTGGCAGCCCATATGTTCAGCGACGCATTTTCGTTTATTTAA
- the fadA gene encoding acetyl-CoA C-acyltransferase FadA — protein sequence MEKVVIVDAVRTPMGRSKGGAFRQVRAEDLSAHLMRSLLSRNAALDAREIDDIYWGCVQQTLEQGFNVARNAALLAEIPMNVPATTVNRLCGSSMQALHDAARAIMVGDANVCLIGGVEHMGHVPMNHGVDFHPGLSRTIAKAAGMMGLTAEMLGRMHNISREMQDQFAARSHQRAHSATQSGAFRREIIPTAGHDADGMLQRFDYDEVIRPDTTVDSLATLKPAFDPVNGTVTAASSSALSDGAAAMLIMSESRAASLGLPVRARIRAMAVVGCDPSIMGYGPVPATKLALKRAGLSLADIGIFELNEAFAAQTLPCIKDLGLLEQLDEKVNLNGGAIALGHPLGCSGARISTTLINLMESRDAQFGVATMCIGLGQGIATVFERV from the coding sequence ATGGAAAAGGTAGTGATTGTTGATGCCGTACGCACGCCGATGGGACGTTCCAAAGGCGGAGCCTTCCGTCAGGTGAGAGCCGAAGACCTGTCAGCACACCTGATGCGTAGCCTATTGAGCCGTAACGCAGCGCTGGATGCCCGTGAGATCGACGATATCTATTGGGGATGTGTGCAACAGACGCTGGAGCAAGGCTTCAACGTCGCCCGCAATGCTGCTTTGCTGGCAGAAATCCCGATGAATGTCCCCGCGACCACGGTTAACCGACTGTGCGGCTCCTCCATGCAGGCGCTCCACGATGCGGCCCGTGCCATTATGGTTGGCGACGCGAATGTCTGCTTAATTGGCGGCGTCGAGCATATGGGACATGTGCCGATGAATCATGGCGTCGATTTTCATCCGGGGCTGAGCCGCACCATAGCTAAAGCTGCGGGTATGATGGGGCTCACGGCCGAGATGCTGGGGCGTATGCACAATATTAGCCGTGAGATGCAGGATCAGTTCGCCGCACGTTCGCACCAGCGCGCCCACAGCGCCACCCAGTCAGGAGCGTTTCGTCGTGAAATCATCCCCACGGCGGGCCATGATGCAGACGGCATGCTGCAACGCTTCGATTATGATGAGGTCATTCGCCCAGACACCACCGTCGATAGCCTTGCCACACTCAAACCCGCGTTCGATCCGGTTAACGGTACGGTGACAGCCGCATCATCCTCGGCGCTATCCGATGGTGCCGCAGCCATGTTGATCATGAGCGAATCCCGCGCGGCATCATTAGGTTTACCGGTACGAGCCCGCATTCGGGCAATGGCCGTGGTTGGCTGCGATCCTTCGATTATGGGTTACGGCCCCGTCCCCGCGACCAAATTGGCGTTGAAACGAGCAGGGCTCAGTCTGGCCGATATCGGCATCTTTGAACTGAATGAAGCATTCGCCGCTCAGACGCTACCCTGCATTAAAGATCTGGGGCTGCTGGAACAGTTGGATGAAAAGGTCAATCTCAATGGCGGCGCGATTGCGCTAGGTCACCCGCTCGGCTGCTCAGGCGCACGCATCTCTACCACGTTGATTAATCTGATGGAAAGTCGCGATGCTCAGTTTGGCGTGGCGACGATGTGCATCGGGCTGGGACAGGGTATTGCGACCGTGTTTGAGCGCGTCTAA
- the fadB gene encoding fatty acid oxidation complex subunit alpha FadB, whose translation MLYQGESLYLNWLEDGIVELVFSAPGSVNKLDTRTVASLGKALDVLAEQPNLKGLLLRSDKPAFIVGADITEFLSLFAAPAEKLHEWLVFANRIFSRLEDLPVPTLSAINSYALGGGCECVLATDFRLATTDARIGLPETKLGIMPGFGGTVRLPRLLGADSALEIIAAGKDISAADALKVGLVQAVVANDKLVPAAIKMLKQAINGSLDWQAYRRPKLDPLKLNKIEAMMSFTTAKAMVLQTAGKHYPAPMLAVKTIEAAATMTRDDALQLETQHFVQLARSNEARALVGIFLNDQYVKGKAKKLIGETSVPQQAAVLGAGIMGGGIAYQSAFKGVPIRMKDINEKPLALGMNEAAKLLNKQMERGKLDGMKMATILASIQPTLDYAGFERTDIVVEAVVENPKIKASVLAETESHVSENTILASNTSTIPIALLAASLKRPQNFCGMHFFNPVHRMPLVEIIRGPQTSDSTIASVVAYASKMGKTPIVVNDCPGFFVNRVLFPYFAAFSLLLRDGADFRDIDSVMEKKFGWPMGPAYLLDVVGIDTAHHAQAVMAEGFPQRMAKDYRDAIDALFEHQRFGQKNGHGFYRYQTDGKGKLRKEQDEAVETLLKDISQPKKTFSAEEIIARMMIPMINEVARCLEEGIVASPAEADMALVYGLGFPPFHGGACRYLDTLGSEHYVEMAQQLAHLGAIYQVPDGLQQKAKNNEGYYPSVAPHADVSYGQPA comes from the coding sequence ATGCTTTATCAAGGTGAATCCCTCTACCTTAACTGGCTTGAGGACGGCATTGTCGAGCTGGTATTTTCTGCCCCTGGCTCCGTAAACAAGCTAGATACCCGCACGGTTGCCAGCCTGGGTAAGGCGCTGGACGTTCTGGCGGAACAGCCGAATTTGAAGGGCTTACTGCTACGTTCTGACAAACCTGCATTTATTGTCGGTGCCGATATCACGGAATTCCTTTCTCTTTTTGCCGCGCCAGCAGAAAAGCTGCATGAATGGCTTGTCTTCGCCAACCGCATTTTCAGCCGCCTTGAAGATTTACCCGTTCCCACACTGTCCGCAATCAATAGCTATGCGTTGGGCGGCGGGTGTGAATGTGTGCTGGCGACCGATTTTCGTTTAGCGACGACGGATGCACGCATCGGGCTGCCTGAGACCAAACTGGGGATTATGCCAGGCTTTGGCGGCACGGTTAGGCTACCACGCCTGTTGGGCGCCGACAGCGCACTGGAGATCATCGCCGCAGGCAAAGATATCAGCGCAGCCGATGCCTTAAAAGTGGGACTCGTGCAGGCCGTTGTCGCCAATGACAAGCTGGTTCCCGCTGCCATCAAGATGTTAAAACAGGCGATTAACGGCTCACTGGACTGGCAGGCTTACCGACGTCCGAAACTTGACCCGCTGAAGCTCAATAAGATTGAAGCCATGATGAGCTTTACCACCGCCAAAGCGATGGTGCTGCAAACCGCTGGCAAGCACTATCCCGCACCGATGCTAGCGGTAAAAACCATCGAAGCCGCCGCAACTATGACGCGCGATGACGCATTGCAGCTCGAAACGCAGCATTTCGTTCAACTGGCGCGTTCAAATGAAGCTCGCGCACTCGTCGGCATTTTCCTCAACGATCAGTATGTTAAAGGCAAGGCAAAGAAACTGATTGGCGAGACATCCGTGCCGCAGCAGGCCGCCGTGCTAGGAGCAGGCATTATGGGCGGCGGCATTGCCTATCAATCCGCGTTCAAAGGCGTGCCGATTCGGATGAAAGATATCAATGAGAAGCCGCTCGCGCTGGGGATGAATGAAGCAGCCAAGCTCCTGAATAAACAAATGGAACGCGGCAAGTTGGACGGAATGAAAATGGCGACGATTCTGGCGAGTATTCAGCCAACGCTGGATTACGCCGGGTTCGAGCGCACCGACATCGTCGTTGAGGCCGTGGTTGAGAACCCGAAAATCAAAGCCAGCGTGTTGGCAGAAACCGAATCGCACGTGAGCGAGAATACGATTCTGGCGTCGAACACCTCAACGATCCCGATTGCTTTACTGGCTGCATCGCTAAAACGGCCGCAAAATTTCTGCGGCATGCACTTCTTTAACCCGGTACACCGCATGCCGCTGGTCGAAATTATTCGCGGCCCTCAAACCAGCGACAGCACTATCGCCAGCGTGGTGGCTTACGCCAGCAAGATGGGCAAAACGCCGATTGTCGTGAACGACTGCCCCGGATTCTTCGTGAATCGGGTGCTGTTCCCCTATTTTGCGGCGTTCAGCTTATTGCTCAGAGACGGTGCCGATTTCCGCGATATTGATAGCGTCATGGAGAAAAAATTCGGTTGGCCGATGGGCCCAGCCTATCTGCTGGACGTTGTCGGTATTGATACCGCTCACCACGCTCAGGCCGTGATGGCTGAAGGCTTCCCACAACGCATGGCGAAAGACTATCGCGATGCGATTGATGCGCTGTTTGAACACCAGCGCTTCGGGCAGAAGAATGGTCACGGCTTCTACCGTTATCAAACCGACGGCAAGGGGAAGCTGCGTAAAGAACAGGATGAGGCTGTCGAAACACTGCTTAAGGACATCAGCCAGCCGAAAAAAACGTTCAGCGCAGAAGAGATTATCGCGCGCATGATGATCCCGATGATTAATGAAGTCGCGCGCTGCCTGGAAGAAGGTATCGTCGCCAGCCCCGCCGAAGCGGACATGGCGCTGGTATATGGGTTAGGTTTCCCTCCCTTCCACGGCGGAGCCTGCCGCTATCTGGATACACTAGGCAGCGAACACTACGTCGAGATGGCGCAACAGTTGGCGCACCTCGGCGCCATTTATCAGGTGCCTGACGGCTTGCAGCAAAAAGCCAAAAATAATGAAGGCTATTATCCATCGGTCGCGCCACACGCGGACGTTTCTTACGGTCAACCGGCATGA
- the pepQ gene encoding Xaa-Pro dipeptidase — translation MEKLASLYHHHLATLQTRAQAVLARHQLDALLIHSGELLTVFLDDHDYPFKVNPQFKAWVPVTQVPNCWLWVDGVNPPKLWFYSPVDYWHNVAPVPESFWTEEIEITVLRNADDIGQLLPSQRERVAYIGYAPQRAQDLGIRADNINPQGVLDYLHYHRAYKTDYELVCMREAQKTAVIGHRAAHEAFLSGMSEFDINLAYLTATGHRDIDVPYSNIIALNEHAAVLHYTQLDHQVPSDVRSFLIDAGAEYNGYAADLTRTYSAQSDGAFALLIKDLNQEMLSLIDTVQAGVRYTDYHIQMHQRIAKLLKSHQLVRDISEEAMVEQGLTSPFLPHGLGHPLGLQVHDVAGFMQDDRGTHLAAPSQHPYLRCTRVLEPGMVMTIEPGIYFIESLLAPWREGEWSQHFDWQKIEALKPFGGIRIEDNIVIHEGRVENMTRDLNLA, via the coding sequence ATGGAAAAGCTGGCTTCTTTATATCATCACCATCTGGCTACGCTGCAAACGCGTGCTCAGGCGGTTTTAGCACGCCATCAGCTTGACGCATTGCTGATTCATTCTGGTGAGCTGTTGACCGTTTTTCTGGACGATCACGACTATCCTTTCAAAGTTAACCCGCAGTTTAAAGCGTGGGTGCCCGTCACGCAGGTGCCGAACTGCTGGCTCTGGGTTGACGGCGTGAACCCGCCGAAGCTGTGGTTCTATTCGCCAGTCGATTACTGGCATAACGTTGCGCCGGTCCCCGAGAGCTTCTGGACTGAAGAGATTGAAATTACCGTGCTACGGAATGCCGATGATATCGGGCAGTTGCTTCCATCGCAGCGCGAGCGTGTTGCCTATATCGGCTACGCTCCGCAGCGTGCGCAGGATTTGGGCATTCGTGCGGATAATATCAATCCTCAGGGTGTGCTGGATTATCTGCACTATCATCGCGCTTACAAAACCGATTACGAGCTGGTCTGTATGCGTGAAGCACAAAAGACGGCGGTGATCGGTCATCGTGCGGCGCATGAAGCGTTTCTCTCTGGCATGAGCGAGTTTGATATTAATCTGGCGTATCTGACGGCCACCGGACATCGGGATATCGATGTGCCTTACAGCAATATCATCGCGCTCAATGAACATGCGGCGGTGTTGCACTATACCCAGCTCGATCATCAGGTGCCTTCCGATGTCCGCAGCTTCCTGATTGATGCAGGGGCGGAATATAACGGCTATGCCGCCGATCTTACGCGTACCTATTCCGCACAGAGCGATGGCGCGTTTGCCCTGCTGATTAAAGATCTCAATCAGGAAATGCTTTCATTGATTGATACCGTTCAGGCGGGAGTGCGTTATACCGATTACCATATTCAGATGCATCAGCGGATTGCGAAGCTGCTGAAATCGCATCAACTGGTGCGGGATATCAGCGAAGAAGCCATGGTGGAGCAGGGGCTCACGTCGCCTTTCCTGCCGCACGGTCTTGGCCACCCGTTGGGCTTGCAGGTGCATGATGTCGCCGGATTTATGCAAGACGACCGCGGCACACATCTGGCGGCGCCGTCGCAGCATCCTTACCTGCGTTGTACCCGCGTGCTTGAACCCGGAATGGTCATGACGATCGAGCCGGGAATCTATTTCATCGAATCCTTGCTTGCTCCGTGGCGTGAGGGCGAATGGAGTCAGCACTTTGACTGGCAAAAAATCGAGGCGTTGAAACCGTTTGGCGGTATCCGTATCGAGGATAATATTGTCATTCATGAAGGGCGCGTGGAGAACATGACGCGCGACCTGAATCTGGCCTGA
- a CDS encoding IMPACT family protein, with protein sequence MQAYPVPAAPVSFSEEIKKSRFTTILAATPGIDAAKAFIQHVREEHVSAGHHCWAFVAGAPDDSQQLGFSDDGEPSGTAGKPMLSQLMGSGIGEITAVVVRYYGGIPLGTGGLVKAYGGGVQQALKRVSLQEKVLQKEYGLHCDYALLPQVESLIFQFGGKVLHSEYGVEVVLRFSIPVRGTEEAAMKLRDLSRGALHLLPIP encoded by the coding sequence ATGCAGGCGTATCCCGTTCCTGCTGCGCCAGTGAGCTTCAGCGAGGAAATCAAGAAAAGCCGCTTTACGACGATCCTGGCGGCAACGCCGGGAATCGATGCGGCCAAGGCGTTTATCCAGCACGTCCGGGAAGAACATGTCTCGGCGGGTCATCACTGCTGGGCGTTTGTTGCAGGTGCGCCCGACGATTCCCAGCAGCTTGGTTTTTCTGACGATGGCGAGCCATCCGGCACGGCGGGCAAACCGATGCTGTCGCAACTGATGGGAAGCGGTATCGGTGAGATTACGGCTGTGGTGGTACGTTACTATGGCGGAATCCCGCTGGGTACTGGTGGGTTGGTGAAGGCTTATGGCGGCGGCGTTCAGCAAGCGCTGAAACGGGTATCGCTGCAAGAGAAAGTCTTGCAAAAAGAGTATGGCTTACACTGTGACTATGCACTGTTGCCGCAGGTGGAATCACTGATCTTCCAGTTTGGCGGAAAAGTGCTGCATAGCGAGTATGGCGTGGAAGTCGTATTGCGGTTCTCTATCCCCGTCAGGGGAACTGAGGAAGCGGCAATGAAATTGCGTGATTTAAGCCGTGGCGCGTTGCATTTATTGCCGATTCCATAA
- the trkH gene encoding Trk system potassium transporter TrkH, with protein MHLRAITRIVGQLVILFSGTMVIPGLVALIYRDGAGRAFTQTFIVALAIGIMLWLPNRKQKHELKSREGFLIVVLFWTVLGSVGALPFLFAEHPNLGVTDAFFESFSGLTTTGATTLVGLDSLPKAILFYRQMLQWFGGMGIIVLAVAILPILGVGGMQLYRAEMPGPLKENKMRPRIADTAKTLWLIYLLLTIACAVALWLAGMPIFDAIGHSFSTVSVGGFSTHDASIGYFNSPTINTIIAIFLLISGCNFGLHFALLSGRSLKVYWRDPEFRMFIFVQLSLVAVCTIVLWFHHVYDSGMQTINQAFFQVVSMATTAGFTTDSIASWPLFLPVLLLCSAFIGGCAGSTGGGLKVIRILLLFLQGSRELKRLVHPNAVYTIKLGHRALPERILEAVWGFFSAYALVFIVSMLAVIATGVDDFSAFAAVAATLNNLGPGLGVVAENFTSMNDTAKWILILTMLFGRLEVFTLLVLFTPTFWRE; from the coding sequence ATGCACTTGCGCGCCATAACCCGTATTGTCGGCCAGTTGGTTATCCTTTTTTCCGGAACGATGGTTATTCCCGGGCTGGTAGCGTTAATTTACCGCGATGGCGCAGGCCGGGCGTTTACGCAGACATTTATTGTCGCGCTGGCAATTGGCATCATGCTGTGGCTACCAAACCGAAAACAGAAGCATGAGCTGAAATCTCGAGAAGGGTTCCTGATCGTAGTCCTCTTCTGGACGGTGCTGGGCAGCGTCGGTGCGCTGCCTTTCCTGTTTGCTGAACATCCTAATTTGGGCGTAACGGATGCTTTTTTCGAATCGTTCTCTGGGTTAACGACAACGGGCGCTACTACGCTTGTCGGGTTGGATTCACTGCCTAAAGCCATTCTGTTTTATCGACAAATGCTGCAATGGTTTGGCGGGATGGGGATCATCGTACTCGCCGTTGCTATCCTGCCGATTCTTGGTGTCGGTGGGATGCAGCTTTATCGTGCAGAAATGCCGGGGCCGCTGAAGGAAAACAAAATGCGCCCGCGTATCGCTGATACAGCGAAAACGCTGTGGCTGATTTATCTCTTACTCACGATTGCCTGTGCTGTCGCACTGTGGCTGGCTGGCATGCCGATATTTGATGCAATTGGCCACAGCTTCTCTACGGTGTCTGTCGGCGGGTTCTCTACTCATGATGCGAGTATCGGCTACTTTAATAGCCCAACGATCAACACCATCATCGCGATATTCCTGCTGATTTCTGGCTGTAACTTTGGTTTGCACTTTGCTCTGCTGAGTGGTCGCAGCCTGAAGGTATACTGGCGTGACCCAGAATTCCGCATGTTCATTTTTGTTCAGCTGTCGCTGGTGGCCGTGTGTACGATTGTCCTGTGGTTCCATCACGTGTATGACAGCGGGATGCAGACGATCAATCAGGCGTTCTTCCAGGTTGTCTCTATGGCGACAACGGCAGGGTTTACCACGGATAGCATTGCATCGTGGCCGCTTTTCCTGCCGGTTTTGCTTCTGTGCTCCGCATTCATTGGCGGGTGTGCAGGCTCAACCGGGGGTGGCTTGAAAGTGATTCGTATCCTGCTGCTTTTCCTGCAAGGATCGCGTGAGCTTAAGCGTTTAGTACATCCGAATGCGGTTTACACCATTAAGCTGGGTCATCGGGCGCTGCCAGAACGCATCCTTGAAGCCGTATGGGGATTCTTTTCCGCGTATGCGCTGGTTTTTATTGTCAGCATGCTGGCCGTCATTGCGACAGGCGTTGATGATTTCTCCGCGTTTGCGGCGGTCGCCGCCACATTGAATAATCTGGGGCCGGGTTTGGGTGTCGTCGCGGAGAATTTTACGTCGATGAATGATACGGCGAAATGGATTCTGATACTGACAATGCTGTTTGGTCGTTTAGAGGTCTTCACGCTTTTAGTGCTGTTTACGCCAACCTTCTGGCGGGAATAG